From Coleofasciculus sp. FACHB-T130, a single genomic window includes:
- the dnaK gene encoding molecular chaperone DnaK codes for MGKVAGISLGATNSCIAVMDGKQPIVITNAEGFRLTPCVVAYTKNGNKLIGRIAKRNALMQPDNSFYAVKRFIGRKYDEVIDAADKVSYQVLPNSNGGIKINCHHIGKEFTPEEISAQILRKLVDDASKYFGEEITQAVLTVPPYFNDFQRQAVKEAGKLANLEILRVINEPNAACLAYELDKKNNETILVFDLGGSTLDISVLEVGDGVFEVLASSSDPDLGGDNFDQKIIDWLINQFQSQEGLDLRQNIQASQRLTEAAEKAKIELSLLTQTEVDLPFITATPDGPKHLNATLTRTELEKMCSELLARCIVNIEQAIKQAKLSLSDINAVVLVGGSSCIPAVQDLVQKVTNQEPLKSINPDEAVAIGAAIQGKVARRDNSIYCMRDVTSLSLGIETIEGTMTRIIPRHSTIPVIKSQKFYTATYGQTSVEINILMGEREFAKDNKKLGILRLDGIPLERTEVQVTFDIDINGILNVYAKEISTGKEQSISIIGASTVPASEVERILRDAELNVEADRILRQKIDIANLIEARKSEGQKLKSYALKLTPNIGADFRTEDSTKSNDAYRVLFNLTNQLVEQVLAAQKRQIEGLLKDLEKAIAQGNYDQITSLGNELQQLMMQIGDAASPRAIATIDDEFYEVI; via the coding sequence ATGGGAAAAGTAGCTGGAATTAGTTTAGGTGCAACAAATTCTTGTATTGCAGTGATGGATGGTAAGCAACCCATCGTCATCACCAACGCTGAAGGATTTCGCCTGACTCCTTGTGTTGTAGCTTACACTAAGAACGGGAACAAATTGATTGGTAGGATTGCTAAACGTAACGCACTGATGCAGCCAGACAACAGCTTTTACGCTGTTAAACGCTTCATTGGACGCAAATACGATGAAGTTATCGACGCAGCAGATAAAGTTTCTTACCAAGTTCTACCCAATAGCAATGGCGGCATTAAAATCAACTGTCATCATATAGGCAAAGAATTTACCCCTGAAGAAATTTCTGCCCAAATTCTGCGTAAACTTGTCGATGATGCCAGCAAATATTTTGGGGAAGAAATAACTCAAGCGGTTCTTACTGTTCCTCCCTACTTCAATGATTTTCAACGTCAAGCCGTCAAAGAGGCTGGCAAATTAGCGAATTTAGAAATCCTCCGCGTCATCAACGAACCGAATGCTGCTTGCCTTGCCTACGAACTAGATAAGAAAAACAACGAAACTATTCTCGTCTTTGACTTAGGCGGTAGCACGTTAGATATTAGTGTTCTGGAAGTAGGTGATGGTGTATTTGAAGTTTTGGCTAGCAGCAGCGACCCTGACCTTGGTGGTGACAACTTCGACCAAAAAATTATCGATTGGCTGATTAACCAATTTCAAAGTCAAGAAGGTCTCGACTTACGCCAAAATATACAGGCTTCCCAGCGGCTTACAGAAGCAGCCGAAAAAGCAAAAATAGAGCTTTCCCTCCTTACGCAAACAGAAGTTGACCTACCCTTTATTACAGCCACCCCGGATGGGCCAAAACATCTCAATGCTACCCTCACTAGAACTGAACTTGAAAAAATGTGTTCTGAGCTTTTAGCTCGCTGTATCGTTAACATCGAACAAGCAATTAAACAGGCGAAACTAAGCCTTAGTGACATTAACGCTGTTGTCCTAGTTGGTGGTTCTAGCTGTATTCCGGCTGTCCAAGACTTAGTGCAAAAAGTGACAAATCAAGAACCCTTGAAAAGCATTAACCCGGACGAGGCTGTAGCGATTGGGGCTGCTATTCAGGGGAAAGTAGCCAGAAGGGACAATTCCATTTATTGCATGAGGGATGTCACTTCTTTATCTTTGGGAATCGAAACTATAGAGGGGACTATGACAAGAATCATCCCCCGTCATAGTACTATTCCTGTCATCAAATCTCAAAAATTTTATACTGCCACTTATGGACAAACCAGTGTAGAAATAAATATTTTAATGGGGGAACGAGAATTCGCTAAAGATAACAAAAAGTTAGGGATTCTTCGATTAGATGGGATTCCTCTAGAGAGAACAGAAGTTCAAGTAACTTTCGACATTGATATCAATGGTATTCTGAATGTTTATGCCAAAGAAATAAGCACGGGAAAAGAGCAATCAATTAGCATTATCGGCGCTTCCACTGTCCCTGCATCTGAAGTGGAGAGGATATTGAGAGATGCAGAACTCAATGTCGAAGCCGATCGCATACTTCGTCAAAAAATTGACATTGCGAACTTAATAGAAGCTCGTAAAAGTGAAGGACAAAAACTTAAAAGTTACGCATTGAAACTTACACCCAACATTGGCGCAGATTTTAGAACTGAAGATTCGACAAAGAGCAACGATGCTTATCGGGTTCTTTTTAATTTGACGAATCAACTGGTAGAGCAAGTGCTTGCTGCCCAGAAAAGGCAAATCGAAGGGTTGTTAAAGGATTTAGAGAAAGCGATCGCTCAAGGGAATTATGATCAGATCACTTCGCTTGGTAATGAATTGCAACAACTTATGATGCAGATAGGTGATGCTGCTTCGCCAAGAGCGATCGCGACTATTGACGATGAATTCTATGAAGTGATTTGA